Genomic segment of Paenalkalicoccus suaedae:
CTTTTCAACACCTTCCAAAGAATAAGCGTCAAGCTGTCTGGGCTGTCTATGCTTTTTGTCGTACTGCCGATGATATTGTAGATGAAGGGAATAACAGTCAAAAAAGATTGGCTCAGTTTAAACGAGAATTGGATGTGTTTTTTCAAGGAGAGCTTCCGAGTAGGACACCTTTATGGATTGCGCTTCAAGATACATTTTCACAGTTTGATTTTGATGAAGATCCTTTCTACGATATGATTAAAGGGCAAGAAATGGATCTTGTTAAAATGTCTTATGAGACAATTGAGGACGTTATTAACTATTCTTATCATGTAGCAAGTACGGTTGGATTAATGTTACTACCTATCCTTGCACCTGATAATAAAGAACGTCTTCGCCAAAGTGCTATGGAGCTTGGTTACGCTATGCAAATTACCAACATTTTGCGAGACGTTGGGGAGGATTTGGATCGAGGAAGAAAATACTTACCTACATCACTCATGCTTAAGCACGGTTATACGAATGCGATGCTTGAAGATAGAGTGATTAATAGCTCGTTTCAGGCTGTTTGGGAAGAAATGGCGAGACTTGCGGAGCACTACTATGAAGCTGGGCTACGTGACATGCACTTATACCCTATACATTCTAGATTACCAGTTCAAGCAGCTGCTCACTTATACCGTCACATCTTAACAAAAGTAAGACATAATCATTATGATGCGTTTAATAAGCGTGCGATTGTGAGCTCCGAGCAAAAAACCGTTATTTTGAGTGGGATTGCGGAGATAAATTAATACGTTTAATGTAAAGAAGCTTTCTTATCTGAGTAGATGAAAGCTTCTTTTTCGTGTAAGTATTCTAAAGAGAGGGACTAAATCATATCACGCATAGTCCCTCTCTTTGTCTAGCAGATATTTTTAGTTACCGACGGTACGAATCACCTGTTTTGCTACATTCATCCCGCTTAAAGTCACCATTGGAGAGCCTCCTCCTGGATGAGTGCTACCTCCAACAAAGTAAAGGTTATCAATATCGGTAGACTTATTATAAGGTCGTAAAAACGTATCTTTCCGCTTGTTAGAAGAAATTCCATAAAGAGCACCGTAAAATGCGTTGAAGGAATGGCTGATCTTAGCTGGTGTTACCTCAGTAGAATCTAGAATATGAGGTTTAACCTGTAATCCAAATTCCTCTAAACGCTCATAGAAAAAGGCCGGACTTGGGACTTGTTGAGTCATCTTGTTTTGTAACGCTGGTGCGTTTGCAAGAATGAATAGATTATCTCCTCTTCGTGAACGTGAAGGCTCCGTTTTAGATGATGTGCAAATATACATAGTTGGATCTTTTCCATACTGATTATGATCGAAAA
This window contains:
- a CDS encoding phytoene/squalene synthase family protein, whose product is MHVQEAYDQCKQIIEHHSKTFAKAFQHLPKNKRQAVWAVYAFCRTADDIVDEGNNSQKRLAQFKRELDVFFQGELPSRTPLWIALQDTFSQFDFDEDPFYDMIKGQEMDLVKMSYETIEDVINYSYHVASTVGLMLLPILAPDNKERLRQSAMELGYAMQITNILRDVGEDLDRGRKYLPTSLMLKHGYTNAMLEDRVINSSFQAVWEEMARLAEHYYEAGLRDMHLYPIHSRLPVQAAAHLYRHILTKVRHNHYDAFNKRAIVSSEQKTVILSGIAEIN